A window from Flavobacterium gyeonganense encodes these proteins:
- a CDS encoding alpha-N-acetylglucosaminidase, whose amino-acid sequence MKSDCLEFKNYNSLIKDSILVFVMLFLLGSKVYCQSADNTKSALAVMERLIGNRAKEFDLNLIENKSQNADWSEVEVTGNRVKISGTSNTSVCYAAYTFLRDIGAASVSWEGNRISLPKKWPAYSKKLATPFKYRKYLNACTFGYTTPWWDWKRWEQEIDWMALHGINLPTALEGQEAVWQELWKEYGLTDSQLQAHFAGPAFLPWQRMGNINSLDGPLPQEFINKKKEVQKQILQKMRALGMYPVVPAFSGYVPKAFAESHPNSKIKELKSWSGGGFESTYLLDPNDPLFKEIGKRFIEIYTKVYGQSDFYLADSFNEITPPVSEEHKYEELADYGKTIFETINEASPKATWVMQGWLFGDNKEFWTKEATKAFLSKVPNDRMIVQDYANDRYKVWENQEAFYGKQWSYGYVHNYGGSNPVYGDLNFYKKELTSLLQNPNKGNIVGYGVMPEGLNNNSIVYEYIYDLPWTQGKEPVEEWLKKHLNARYGKTSVTVIEAWQLLTESVYSTKYWETRWWNDWAGAYLFFKRPTLKVTEFKGNPGDKEKLKQAIELLKKEAKNFNKNNLYNYDVIDVSRHYYSLCIDDLLMECVAAYESKDIKKGDDLFKEIEKTAFDIDRMMSGQPLNNLNYWLKSAWDYGDSPDASKIYLKNAKALITLWGGEGHLNDYASRAWKGMYKDFYWPRWKMFLQAQRESAVSNATFDEAKVRASIKQWEEKWCESKEMY is encoded by the coding sequence ATGAAAAGTGATTGTTTAGAATTCAAAAACTATAATTCCTTAATAAAGGATAGTATACTGGTTTTTGTAATGTTATTTCTGTTGGGGTCTAAAGTGTATTGTCAAAGTGCAGATAATACCAAAAGTGCTTTAGCAGTGATGGAAAGACTGATAGGTAATAGGGCTAAAGAGTTTGATTTAAATCTTATCGAAAATAAAAGCCAAAATGCGGATTGGTCTGAAGTTGAAGTAACAGGAAACAGGGTAAAAATTAGCGGAACATCCAATACATCAGTTTGTTATGCCGCTTATACATTTCTTAGGGATATTGGAGCTGCTTCGGTTAGCTGGGAAGGCAATAGAATCAGCTTACCTAAAAAGTGGCCAGCATATTCAAAAAAACTTGCCACACCCTTTAAATACAGAAAATATCTAAACGCCTGTACTTTTGGATACACAACACCATGGTGGGACTGGAAACGCTGGGAACAGGAAATTGACTGGATGGCACTCCACGGAATTAATCTGCCTACCGCTTTAGAAGGACAGGAGGCCGTATGGCAGGAATTATGGAAAGAATACGGATTGACAGACAGTCAATTGCAGGCTCATTTTGCAGGTCCGGCATTTTTGCCCTGGCAGCGAATGGGGAATATAAACAGCCTTGATGGACCTTTACCTCAGGAATTTATTAATAAAAAGAAAGAAGTTCAGAAACAGATTTTGCAAAAGATGAGAGCTTTAGGTATGTATCCTGTTGTGCCTGCCTTTAGCGGGTATGTGCCTAAGGCCTTTGCAGAGTCACATCCTAATTCAAAAATAAAGGAATTGAAATCATGGTCTGGAGGTGGGTTTGAAAGTACTTATCTGTTAGATCCTAACGATCCATTGTTTAAAGAAATTGGAAAACGTTTTATAGAAATATATACGAAAGTATATGGACAGTCTGATTTTTATCTTGCAGATTCTTTTAACGAAATAACACCGCCGGTTTCTGAAGAACACAAGTATGAGGAATTGGCAGATTATGGAAAAACTATTTTTGAAACCATTAATGAAGCTTCTCCAAAAGCGACCTGGGTAATGCAAGGATGGCTTTTTGGCGATAATAAAGAATTTTGGACCAAAGAAGCAACCAAAGCTTTTTTAAGTAAAGTACCCAATGACAGAATGATAGTTCAGGATTATGCCAATGACAGATATAAGGTATGGGAGAATCAGGAAGCTTTTTATGGTAAGCAATGGTCTTACGGCTATGTACATAATTATGGAGGTTCGAATCCGGTTTACGGAGATTTAAATTTTTACAAAAAGGAACTTACCAGTTTACTGCAAAACCCTAACAAAGGTAATATCGTAGGTTATGGTGTAATGCCTGAAGGATTGAATAACAATTCAATAGTTTACGAATACATTTATGATCTTCCGTGGACACAGGGAAAAGAACCTGTAGAGGAATGGTTAAAGAAACATTTGAATGCCAGATACGGAAAAACTTCAGTTACTGTTATTGAAGCATGGCAATTGCTGACAGAATCGGTGTACAGCACAAAATATTGGGAAACCCGCTGGTGGAATGACTGGGCTGGAGCTTATTTATTTTTTAAAAGGCCTACATTAAAAGTAACAGAATTTAAAGGTAATCCGGGAGACAAGGAAAAACTAAAACAAGCGATTGAACTCTTAAAAAAAGAAGCTAAAAATTTCAATAAAAATAATCTTTACAATTATGATGTAATTGATGTTTCGAGACATTATTATTCATTATGCATTGATGATTTATTAATGGAATGTGTTGCTGCTTATGAATCCAAAGACATCAAAAAAGGAGATGATTTATTTAAAGAAATAGAAAAAACTGCTTTTGATATTGACAGAATGATGTCAGGTCAGCCGCTGAATAATCTGAATTACTGGCTAAAATCAGCCTGGGATTATGGAGATTCTCCTGATGCATCTAAAATATATCTAAAAAATGCCAAAGCCTTAATAACATTATGGGGAGGAGAAGGCCATCTAAATGACTACGCATCAAGAGCATGGAAAGGCATGTATAAAGATTTTTACTGGCCAAGATGGAAAATGTTTTTACAGGCTCAAAGAGAATCTGCTGTCAGCAACGCAACATTTGATGAAGCTAAAGTAAGAGCATCAATAAAGCAGTGGGAAGAAAAATGGTGCGAAAGCAAAGAAATGTATTAA
- the fsa gene encoding fructose-6-phosphate aldolase, with protein MKFFIDTANLEDIKEAQAMGVLDGVTTNPSLMAKEGITGKDNILKHYLDICNIVDGDVSAEVISTDYEGMVREGEELAALHKQIVVKLPMIGDGVKACKYFSSKGIRTNVTLVFSAGQALLAAKAGATYVSPFLGRLDDVSTDGMNLIAEIRQIYDNYNYETQILSASVRHTMHIVNCAKIGSDVMTGPLSAIKGLLKHPLTDIGLKQFVEDAKKMNL; from the coding sequence ATGAAATTTTTTATAGACACCGCAAATTTAGAAGATATTAAAGAAGCCCAGGCCATGGGAGTTTTAGACGGAGTTACAACAAATCCTTCATTGATGGCTAAAGAAGGCATTACAGGAAAAGATAACATTTTGAAGCATTATCTTGATATTTGCAATATTGTTGATGGAGATGTTTCTGCCGAAGTTATTTCTACAGATTATGAAGGAATGGTTAGGGAAGGAGAAGAACTGGCAGCTTTACATAAACAGATTGTTGTAAAACTACCTATGATTGGCGATGGCGTAAAAGCCTGTAAATATTTTTCTTCAAAAGGAATCAGAACGAATGTGACTTTGGTATTCTCGGCAGGTCAGGCGTTATTAGCTGCAAAAGCTGGGGCTACTTATGTTTCTCCTTTTTTAGGAAGATTGGATGATGTTTCTACAGATGGAATGAATCTAATTGCCGAAATCAGACAGATTTACGACAATTATAATTATGAAACACAGATACTTTCAGCCTCTGTAAGGCATACCATGCATATTGTAAACTGTGCCAAAATCGGATCAGATGTAATGACCGGACCTTTGTCTGCAATTAAAGGTTTATTAAAACATCCACTTACAGATATTGGTTTAAAACAATTTGTTGAAGATGCAAAAAAAATGAATCTGTAA
- the xylA gene encoding xylose isomerase has translation MITLGNKEYYKGIGEIKFEGAASDNPLAFKYYNPDQVVAGKTMREHFRFAIAYWHTFCGQGSDPFGPGTQNFAWDQSSDPYQAAKDKADAAFEFISKMGFDYFCFHDYDLIAEGPTFAESEKRLAFITEYLKEKKAASGIKLLWGTSNCFSNPRFMNGAATNPDFNVVARAGGQVKLALDATIALDGENYVFWGGREGYMSLLNTDMGRELDHMAQFLTMSRDYARAQGFKGTFFIEPKPMEPSKHQYDFDSATAIGFLKEYGLDKDFKINIEVNHATLAQHTFQHEIEVAAKAGMLGSIDANRGDYQNGWDTDQFPNNIQETTEAMLVFLKAGGLQGGGVNFDAKIRRNSTDLEDVFLAHIGGADTFARALLTADKIITSSPYEKLRKERYSSFDSGKGKDFADGKLNLKDLYDIANQNGELTLQSGKQELFENIINQYI, from the coding sequence ATGATAACTTTAGGAAATAAAGAATACTACAAAGGTATTGGCGAAATTAAATTTGAGGGTGCAGCATCTGATAACCCTTTAGCATTTAAATACTATAACCCGGATCAGGTTGTTGCCGGAAAAACAATGCGTGAACACTTTAGATTTGCGATTGCTTACTGGCATACTTTCTGCGGACAAGGAAGCGATCCATTCGGACCAGGGACACAGAATTTTGCATGGGATCAATCTTCAGATCCTTATCAGGCTGCAAAGGATAAAGCAGATGCTGCTTTTGAATTTATTAGTAAAATGGGATTCGACTATTTTTGTTTCCATGATTACGATTTGATTGCTGAAGGACCAACTTTTGCTGAATCAGAGAAGCGATTAGCATTCATTACAGAATACTTAAAAGAGAAAAAAGCAGCCTCAGGGATAAAATTACTTTGGGGAACTTCAAACTGTTTCTCAAACCCAAGATTCATGAACGGAGCGGCTACAAACCCAGATTTTAATGTTGTGGCAAGAGCCGGAGGACAAGTAAAATTAGCTTTGGATGCTACAATCGCTCTTGATGGGGAAAACTACGTATTCTGGGGTGGTAGAGAAGGTTATATGTCTTTATTAAACACAGATATGGGAAGAGAATTAGACCACATGGCACAATTCTTAACAATGTCAAGAGACTACGCAAGAGCACAAGGTTTTAAAGGAACTTTCTTTATCGAGCCAAAACCAATGGAGCCATCTAAACACCAATATGATTTCGATTCTGCAACAGCAATTGGATTTTTAAAAGAGTATGGTTTAGATAAAGATTTCAAAATCAATATAGAGGTAAATCACGCTACATTGGCTCAGCATACTTTCCAACATGAAATTGAAGTTGCTGCAAAAGCAGGTATGTTAGGTAGTATAGATGCGAACAGAGGTGATTACCAAAATGGTTGGGATACAGACCAGTTCCCGAATAACATTCAGGAAACAACTGAAGCGATGTTGGTTTTCTTGAAAGCTGGCGGATTACAAGGCGGAGGAGTTAACTTTGATGCAAAAATCAGAAGAAACTCTACAGACTTAGAAGATGTTTTCTTAGCACACATTGGCGGTGCAGATACTTTTGCAAGAGCATTACTGACAGCTGATAAAATCATCACTTCTTCTCCTTACGAGAAATTAAGAAAAGAAAGATACAGCTCATTCGATTCAGGAAAAGGTAAAGATTTTGCTGACGGAAAATTAAACCTTAAAGATTTATACGATATCGCAAACCAAAATGGAGAACTAACTCTTCAAAGCGGTAAACAGGAATTGTTTGAAAACATCATCAATCAATACATTTAA
- a CDS encoding xylulokinase, which translates to MYYIGYDIGSSSVKVALVEAATGKKVIVLNEPQNEMEISSLQPDWAEQDPEMWWQYICTATKRAIKDANIDASKIQGIGISYQMHGLVIVDKDGNSLRNSIIWCDSRAVEIGNKAYAEIGAEKCAEHLLNSPGNFTASKLKWVKENEPEVYSKIAKYMLPGDYIALKLTGEVTTTKNGLSEGMLWDYKENKVADWLLDYYGINPSLTPNIVENFTNQGIVTEKGSKESGLPVGIPIVYRAGDQPNNALSLNVLRPGEVAATGGTSGVFYAVTETNSGKSTRVNNFVHVNYSESNPRVGKLLNINGAGIQYRWMRTNTGNESYEEMNEKASQVNVGSQGLVVIPFGNGAERMFNNKNIGSHILNLNFNIHTNAHLYRASLEAIAFSFVYGMECLKDDNAKINVIRAGNDNLFRSEIFSNTVATLIGHEIEIYNTTGAVGAARAVGLTDGDFEKFGSAITTNDHVMTFLPLKNKEEYEKAYQNWKKELELILTNK; encoded by the coding sequence ATGTATTATATAGGATATGATATTGGAAGCTCTTCGGTCAAGGTTGCCCTGGTTGAAGCAGCAACAGGAAAAAAAGTAATTGTATTAAATGAGCCACAAAACGAAATGGAAATTTCGTCATTACAGCCAGACTGGGCTGAACAGGATCCTGAAATGTGGTGGCAGTACATTTGTACAGCAACGAAAAGAGCAATCAAGGATGCTAATATTGACGCTTCTAAAATTCAGGGAATTGGTATTTCTTATCAAATGCATGGATTGGTTATTGTAGACAAAGACGGGAATTCGCTGCGTAACTCTATTATCTGGTGTGACAGCCGTGCTGTTGAAATTGGAAATAAAGCTTACGCTGAAATCGGAGCTGAAAAATGTGCTGAGCATTTGTTGAATTCGCCAGGGAATTTCACCGCTTCAAAATTGAAATGGGTTAAAGAAAATGAACCTGAAGTTTACAGTAAAATTGCTAAATACATGCTTCCCGGAGATTACATCGCTTTGAAATTAACTGGCGAGGTGACAACAACTAAAAATGGGTTATCAGAGGGAATGCTTTGGGATTACAAAGAAAATAAAGTAGCGGACTGGCTTTTGGATTATTACGGAATCAATCCATCACTGACGCCAAATATTGTAGAAAATTTCACAAATCAGGGCATAGTTACCGAAAAAGGTTCAAAGGAATCAGGACTTCCTGTTGGAATTCCAATTGTTTACAGAGCAGGAGATCAGCCTAACAACGCATTATCACTTAATGTATTGCGTCCGGGGGAAGTCGCGGCAACCGGAGGTACATCTGGAGTTTTTTATGCGGTTACGGAAACCAATTCGGGTAAAAGCACACGTGTAAACAACTTCGTTCATGTAAATTATTCAGAATCAAATCCGAGAGTTGGAAAATTGCTGAATATAAACGGAGCAGGAATCCAATATAGATGGATGCGTACTAATACCGGAAATGAGTCGTATGAAGAAATGAACGAAAAAGCGTCTCAGGTAAATGTGGGGTCACAAGGATTAGTTGTTATTCCGTTTGGGAATGGGGCTGAAAGAATGTTCAACAATAAAAATATTGGGTCACATATTTTAAATCTGAATTTTAATATTCATACAAACGCTCATTTATACAGAGCATCTCTGGAGGCAATTGCGTTTTCGTTTGTATATGGAATGGAATGTCTGAAAGATGATAATGCGAAGATTAATGTGATCAGAGCCGGAAATGATAATTTATTTCGTTCAGAAATTTTCTCAAACACTGTAGCAACTTTAATTGGCCACGAAATCGAAATTTATAATACAACGGGAGCTGTTGGAGCAGCCAGAGCAGTTGGCTTAACTGATGGTGATTTCGAAAAATTTGGTTCAGCAATTACAACTAATGATCACGTAATGACCTTTTTACCTTTAAAAAACAAAGAAGAATATGAAAAGGCTTATCAAAACTGGAAAAAAGAATTAGAATTAATATTAACAAATAAATAA
- a CDS encoding GntR family transcriptional regulator: MLKEEQEKFVFVINHDSDIPKYQQLVNGINNAIAENILQKGDLLPSVNAICKENQLSRDTVFKAYSILKDQKVIDSVPNKGYYVSGETRKVLLVLDTFKAYKEVLYHSFVNNLPDNIITDVQFHHYNVEVFKTIINNSVGKYYKYVVMNFDDKEVSTTLSAISNDKLLLIDWNIHSKKENNYVFQDFGKAFYNALKEAIDLFKKYKSICFVYPDYTNHPKETLESFKKFCIDFNFKNEIITDPKKFDIEKGIAYISISDRILGHFLEQCKEKEFEPGQDVGFLSYNETPMKKFIYKGISVISTDFKEIGTKAAAFITNDEVVQCYVPTSLILRESL; this comes from the coding sequence ATGCTAAAGGAAGAACAGGAAAAGTTTGTATTTGTAATTAATCATGATAGTGATATTCCGAAATACCAGCAATTGGTTAACGGTATAAATAATGCGATTGCAGAGAATATTTTACAGAAAGGGGATTTGCTTCCGTCAGTAAATGCAATTTGCAAAGAAAATCAGTTATCAAGAGATACTGTTTTTAAAGCATATTCAATTTTAAAAGATCAGAAAGTAATTGATTCTGTTCCGAATAAAGGATATTATGTTTCAGGAGAAACCAGAAAAGTGCTTTTGGTATTAGATACTTTTAAAGCATATAAGGAGGTTTTATATCACTCATTTGTGAATAATTTACCAGACAATATTATTACTGATGTACAATTTCATCATTATAATGTTGAAGTTTTTAAAACGATTATCAATAATAGTGTCGGAAAGTATTATAAGTATGTAGTAATGAATTTTGATGATAAAGAGGTGTCAACAACTTTATCGGCTATTTCGAATGATAAATTGCTTTTGATTGACTGGAATATACATTCGAAAAAAGAAAATAATTATGTTTTTCAGGATTTTGGAAAAGCATTTTACAATGCATTGAAAGAAGCTATTGATTTGTTTAAAAAATATAAAAGCATCTGTTTTGTTTATCCGGATTACACGAATCATCCAAAAGAAACACTGGAGAGCTTTAAGAAATTCTGTATCGATTTTAATTTTAAAAATGAAATTATTACAGATCCGAAAAAGTTTGATATTGAAAAAGGAATCGCTTATATAAGTATCAGTGACAGGATTTTAGGACACTTTTTAGAACAATGTAAAGAGAAAGAATTCGAGCCTGGTCAGGATGTTGGTTTTTTGTCTTATAATGAAACACCAATGAAAAAATTTATTTATAAAGGAATTTCGGTTATTTCAACTGATTTTAAAGAAATAGGAACAAAAGCAGCAGCATTTATTACAAATGACGAAGTAGTTCAGTGTTATGTACCAACAAGTTTAATATTAAGAGAATCATTATAA
- a CDS encoding glycoside hydrolase family 43 protein, whose translation MPEDSIEHINFEVINKIAISEPLVKHMYTADPSAHVFNGKIYIYPSHDIDAGIPFNDNGDHFGMEDYHVFSMESIDSEVIDNGVALHVKDVPWAEKQMWAPDASCKNGKYYLYFPAKRADGIFQIGVAISDSPTGPFIPEPEAIKGSYSIDPAVFEDEDGKFYLYFGGIWGGQLQKYRNNKFSEENEEPGKNEPALGPIVGLLTDDMTQFNESPREIKILDKNGDVLLAGNNEQRFFEGPWMHKYNGKYYFSYSTGDTHFICYAIGDNPYGPFTYQGRILNPVIGWTSHHSICEVDGKWYLFYHDSSLSKGITHLRSIKVTEITYNEDGSINTIDPYGKNL comes from the coding sequence ATGCCTGAGGATAGCATTGAACACATTAATTTTGAGGTAATCAATAAAATTGCCATATCAGAACCATTAGTTAAACATATGTACACGGCCGATCCTTCGGCACATGTATTTAACGGAAAAATTTATATATATCCATCGCACGACATTGATGCCGGGATTCCTTTTAACGATAACGGTGACCATTTTGGTATGGAGGATTATCATGTGTTCTCTATGGAAAGTATAGATTCTGAAGTAATAGATAATGGAGTTGCATTGCATGTGAAAGATGTTCCATGGGCTGAGAAACAAATGTGGGCTCCTGATGCTTCCTGTAAGAATGGTAAATATTATTTGTATTTTCCGGCCAAACGTGCCGACGGAATTTTCCAGATTGGAGTTGCTATAAGTGATTCTCCTACCGGTCCATTTATTCCTGAGCCGGAAGCAATTAAGGGCAGTTATTCAATTGATCCTGCAGTTTTTGAAGACGAAGATGGAAAATTTTATCTTTATTTTGGAGGAATTTGGGGTGGCCAGCTTCAAAAATACCGAAACAATAAATTCTCTGAAGAAAATGAAGAACCGGGTAAAAATGAGCCTGCATTAGGACCAATAGTAGGGTTGCTTACAGATGACATGACTCAATTTAATGAGTCTCCCAGAGAAATTAAGATTCTTGATAAAAATGGTGATGTATTATTAGCCGGAAACAATGAACAGCGTTTCTTTGAAGGTCCATGGATGCACAAATACAATGGTAAGTATTATTTTTCATATTCTACTGGTGATACTCACTTTATTTGTTATGCAATTGGTGACAATCCATATGGCCCATTTACGTATCAGGGGAGGATTTTAAATCCTGTAATTGGCTGGACTTCACACCATTCTATCTGTGAAGTTGATGGGAAATGGTATCTTTTTTATCATGATTCCAGTCTTTCAAAAGGTATAACCCATTTGAGATCGATAAAAGTAACTGAAATTACTTATAATGAAGATGGTTCAATCAATACAATTGATCCATACGGTAAAAATTTATAG
- a CDS encoding MFS transporter produces the protein MNLSSQKLSIKEKIGYSLGDLAANLVFQTLMTYLAYFYTDIYGLSPTHSSIIMLVVGLIAAFVFNPIIGAIADRTHTKWGKFRPWILWTSVPLGVIALLAFTTPDFSYQGKVIYAILTYSFLLLFYAANNLPYSALSGVITGDMRERNSMSSYRFVAVMFAQFFVQVFMLGIIKSAGNGDKAIGIEKVMTALAIIGTIMLLITFVTTKERIVPKPEQKSSVKEDLLDLAKNKPWIIMLALTLLVFITLAIKGGSYVYYFENYVNKQELASFIQPILDFLSVIGLNTFGNDPVSAGFGLFNAGGIIFMIVGITLSKRFADKYGKRNVFRLFLFISTLFVIAFYFFSPTSVSLMFFSQIFHGFFYGITIPLLWAMIADVADYSEWKNNRRATAIIFSAMMVGLKAGLSIGGALTTSLLGHFDYVPNSAQQTDIAINGIKLLVSIFPAIPFLIGVGLLFFYEIDKEMEVQIEADLKERRL, from the coding sequence ATGAATTTATCTTCTCAAAAATTATCTATTAAAGAAAAAATAGGGTACAGTCTGGGTGATTTAGCAGCCAACTTAGTTTTTCAGACCTTAATGACCTATCTGGCTTATTTTTATACAGATATATACGGATTATCACCAACACATTCGTCTATAATTATGTTGGTTGTAGGACTCATTGCAGCTTTTGTATTTAATCCTATAATTGGTGCAATTGCTGACAGAACCCATACAAAATGGGGTAAATTTCGTCCCTGGATTTTATGGACATCTGTTCCTTTAGGGGTTATTGCTCTTTTAGCATTTACAACACCTGATTTTTCGTATCAGGGTAAAGTAATTTATGCAATTCTGACTTATTCATTTCTTTTATTGTTTTATGCAGCTAATAATTTGCCTTATTCAGCATTAAGCGGTGTTATAACAGGGGATATGAGAGAAAGAAACAGTATGTCTTCATATCGTTTTGTTGCTGTAATGTTTGCTCAGTTTTTTGTTCAGGTTTTTATGCTTGGAATTATTAAAAGTGCCGGAAATGGTGATAAAGCAATTGGTATCGAAAAAGTAATGACTGCTTTAGCAATAATTGGAACTATCATGCTGCTGATAACTTTTGTAACTACTAAAGAACGAATCGTACCAAAACCAGAACAAAAATCAAGCGTAAAAGAGGACTTATTAGATTTAGCCAAAAACAAGCCATGGATTATTATGCTGGCGCTTACTTTATTGGTTTTTATAACACTTGCAATTAAAGGAGGTTCTTATGTGTATTATTTTGAGAATTATGTAAATAAACAGGAACTCGCTAGTTTTATACAGCCTATCTTAGATTTTCTGTCAGTAATAGGGCTGAATACCTTTGGGAATGATCCTGTGTCTGCCGGATTTGGTTTGTTTAATGCCGGAGGTATTATTTTTATGATAGTGGGAATTACATTATCAAAAAGATTTGCTGACAAGTATGGTAAAAGAAATGTTTTTAGACTGTTTTTATTTATTTCTACCTTATTTGTTATTGCTTTTTATTTCTTTTCTCCAACCTCAGTGAGCCTGATGTTTTTTTCTCAGATTTTTCATGGGTTTTTCTACGGAATTACGATTCCATTGCTTTGGGCAATGATAGCAGATGTAGCTGATTATTCTGAATGGAAAAATAACCGTCGTGCAACAGCAATTATATTTTCGGCAATGATGGTGGGATTAAAAGCAGGATTAAGTATTGGAGGCGCGTTAACAACATCACTTTTAGGACATTTTGATTATGTTCCAAATTCAGCACAACAAACAGATATTGCCATTAACGGTATTAAATTATTAGTAAGCATCTTTCCGGCAATACCTTTTTTAATTGGTGTAGGATTATTGTTTTTCTATGAAATTGACAAAGAAATGGAAGTACAGATAGAGGCTGATTTAAAAGAACGAAGATTATAA
- a CDS encoding DNA polymerase ligase N-terminal domain-containing protein — translation MSLSKYNQKRDFKQTKEPKGKVEKSESELIFVVQKHAASHLHYDFRLEMNGVLKSWAVPKGPSMNPDDKRLAMMVEDHPYSYKDFEGIIPEGNYGAGNVIVWDNGTYSYDKETITPEKALLADLKKGRLSFILKGKKLKGEFSLVKLKGKQENAWLLIKKMTNMQRMPIF, via the coding sequence ATGTCACTATCTAAATACAATCAGAAAAGAGATTTCAAGCAAACTAAGGAACCAAAGGGAAAGGTTGAAAAGTCTGAAAGCGAACTTATTTTTGTCGTACAAAAACATGCCGCTTCTCACCTGCATTATGATTTTAGACTTGAAATGAACGGAGTATTAAAAAGCTGGGCTGTTCCCAAAGGCCCTTCAATGAATCCGGATGATAAACGTCTGGCTATGATGGTTGAAGATCATCCGTACAGCTATAAAGATTTTGAAGGTATCATTCCCGAAGGTAATTACGGAGCAGGAAATGTAATTGTTTGGGATAACGGAACCTATAGTTATGACAAGGAAACAATCACTCCGGAAAAAGCGCTGTTGGCTGATCTCAAAAAAGGCCGTTTAAGTTTTATTTTAAAAGGCAAAAAACTTAAAGGAGAATTTTCTTTGGTAAAACTAAAAGGAAAACAGGAAAACGCCTGGCTGTTAATCAAAAAAATGACAAATATGCAACGGATGCCGATATTTTAG